The sequence CCGCCCGCGTGGCCGAGGCCGTGACCCAAGAATGGGGCCAGGGCCTGATCCGCTCCTGGAACAGCGCCGGCTGGTTCGATGCGCCGCAGCGGCTGGGCAACAAGATTGCGCAACTGGTGGGCGCCGCGCCCGGCGAGGTCGTCGCCACCGACAGCACCTCCATCAACCTCTACAAGGTGCTGAGCGCGGCGCTCAGCATCGCGAGTGAAGATGCGCCCGGCCGCAAGGTGCTGGTCAGCGAGCGCAGCAACTTCCCGACCGACCTCTATATCGCCCAGGCGCTGTGCCGGGAGCGCGGCCTGCGCCTGCTGCTGGTCGAGCCCGAAGGCATCGCGCAAGCGCTGACGGACGAGGTCGCCGTGCTGATGCTGACGCATGTGAACTACCGCACTGGCGCCATGCACGACATGGCCGCCGTCACGGCAGCGGCGCACCGGGCCGGCATCCTCGCGGTCTGGGATCTGGCGCACAGCGCCGGCGCGGTGCCGGTGGAGCTGAACGGCACGCAGGCCGACTTCGCGGTGGGTTGCGGCTACAAATACCTGAACGGCGGCCCCGGCGCGCCGGCGTTTGTCTGGGCGCACCCAAAACATGCCAGCCGGTTCTGGCAGCCGCTGGCCGGCTGGTGGGGCCACGCCGCGCCGTTCGAGTTCACGCCCGACTACCGCCCTGCCCCCGGCATCACGCGATTCCTGTGCGGCACGCAGCCGATCCTGAGCATGACGGCGCTCGAATGCGGCCTCGACACGGTGCTGGCGGCCCAGCCGCTGGGCGGCATGGCGGCCTTGCGCGCCAAGTCGCTGGCGCTGACGGACCTGTTCATCGAACTGGCCGAAGCGCGCTGCGCCGGCCACGACTTGAGCCTAGCCACACCGCGCGGCCATGCGCAGCGCGGCTCGCAGGTCTGCCTGACGCGCAGCGAAGGCGCCTACGCCATCGTGCAGGCGCTGATTGCCCGGGGCGTGATCGGCGACTTTCGCGCCGGCGACGGCGGCCAGCAGCTGGACATCCTGCGCTTCGGCTTCACGCCGCTGTACATCGGTTTCGAGGAGGTGTGGCTGGCGGTGGAACACCTCAAGCAGGTGCTGGAAACCGGCGAATGGCAACGGCCCGAATTCAACCAGAAGCAGGCGGTGACCTGACATGAACGACAACCTAAAACCCGCCGACATCGTTCGCGAAGAGAAAGCGCAACTCGACTTCAGCCGGGCCATGAGCTACGGCGACTATCTGCACCTGGATGCCATCCTCGGCGCGCAACAGCCGCTGTCGCCGGCGCACGACGAGATGCTCTTCATCATCCAGCACCAGACCAGCGAGTTGTGGATGAAGCTGATGCTGCACGAGTTGCGCGCGGCGATTGCCAACGTGGCGCAGGACGAACTCGGCAGCGCCTTCAAGAAGCTGGCGCGCGTGAGCAAGATCATGGAGCAGCTGGTCCACGCCTGGGACGTGCTGGCCACCATGACGCCGCCCGAATACAGCGCCATCCGCCCCTACCTGGCCAGCTCCAGCGGCTTTCAGAGCGCGCAATACCGCTGCATCGAGTTCGCGCTCGGCAACAAGAACGCCGCGATGCTCAAGCCCCATGCGCACCGGCCCGACTTGCTGGCTTTGGTCACCGCCGCTTTCGAGGCGCCTTCGCTGTACGACGAAGCGCTGCGCCTGCTGGCCCGGCGCGGCTTGAGCGTGCCTGCCAGCCATACCGAACGCGACTGGACGCAGGGCTATGTCGAAAACGACGCGGTGGAAAGCGCCTGGCTCACGGTGTACCGCGACCCCAAGCAGTACTGGGACTTGTACCAATTGGGCGAGGAACTCACCGACCTTGAAGACGCGTTCCGGCTCTGGCGCTTTCGCCACGTCACCACCGTGGAACGCGTCATCGGCTTCAAGCGCGGCACTGGAGGAACAGGTGGCGTGAGCTATTTGCGCAAGATGCTCGACGTGGTGCTGTTTCCGGAAATCTGGAAGCTGCGCACGGACCTGTAGGCGGCTTGTGGAAGCCATTTTCAAGCAAAAAATGGCTTTTTCGCACGACGTATATGCACAATCAGCTATTTATTTGATAGCAATACAGACGATCATGGGAGCCATGAAAAACATCAAATCCAGTTGAAAGCAAATGTTTGCGATTGTATCTGTTTGAATACAATTCAAAAATGATTCCCATTTTCGGCAGGATTCCCGACGACCTCCATGAATGGCTGTCAACATTTCCATTAGAGGACGCCGCGCCCAACCTCAAAGCCGGTCAATCAGAAACACAGGCCTGACCCATGCTCATTCTGAGTGCTCCTGAAACCTGGCCATTTGGCGCTTCGCTTGCCGTCATGGTCGGTTTAGGCGTGATTGAGGGTGCGGGCCTGTTGCTGGCCCACAGCCCGTCGCATATGCTGGAAAGCATGCTGCCAGACCCGCCGGACGGTGCGCAAGGACCGCTGGGCTGGCTGCATGTCGGGAAAGTCCCGCTGCTGATTTTGCTGATCCTTTTTCTTGGAAGCTTCACCATTGCAGGCTACGCCCTGCAGACCGCCGTTCAAAGTGCCTGGGGCGCCCTTTTGCCTGCATGGCTGGCTGCCATCGCCGCTTTCCTGGCGGGCATGGTCGCGGTCAACGCATTGGGTGGCTTGCTGGCACGAATCATTCCGCAAGATGAATCCAGCGCGGTCAGCGAACAAACCCTGATAGGACGCAGCGGCATCGTCATTCAGGGCATCGCGCGCGATGGAATGGCCGCGCAGGCAAAAGTCAGGGATGCGCATGGCCACGCCCACTACGTCATGGTGGAGCCCGACTTGACTGAAGAAACATTCGCCGAAGGCAGCGAGATACTTCTGGTCAGCAAACTCGGCGCGCGCTTTAAATGCATCCGCAACCCGCATCCCGGACTTTTATGACAGTCCACTTTCAACGAAAGAATTCATGATCGAACTGCTTGTCAACATCGGCATTCCAGCGGGCCTGGTGCTTTTTCCGCTCCTGCTGATTGGAATGGTCTTTGCCCGGCTTTACCACCGTGCAACCAAGGAGACTGCATTTGTGAGAACGGGCCTGGGCGGCCAGAAAGTCATCATGGATGGCGGCGCCATCGTGCTGCCGGTATTTCATGAAACCATTCCCGTCAACATGAACACCCTGAAGCTTGAGGTGTCGCGGCGCGAAGAGCAAAGCCTGATTGCGC comes from Polaromonas naphthalenivorans CJ2 and encodes:
- the kynU gene encoding kynureninase, which produces MTTTLQDCRALDAQDPLRALRDQFTLPEGVIYLDGNSLGVLPNTAAARVAEAVTQEWGQGLIRSWNSAGWFDAPQRLGNKIAQLVGAAPGEVVATDSTSINLYKVLSAALSIASEDAPGRKVLVSERSNFPTDLYIAQALCRERGLRLLLVEPEGIAQALTDEVAVLMLTHVNYRTGAMHDMAAVTAAAHRAGILAVWDLAHSAGAVPVELNGTQADFAVGCGYKYLNGGPGAPAFVWAHPKHASRFWQPLAGWWGHAAPFEFTPDYRPAPGITRFLCGTQPILSMTALECGLDTVLAAQPLGGMAALRAKSLALTDLFIELAEARCAGHDLSLATPRGHAQRGSQVCLTRSEGAYAIVQALIARGVIGDFRAGDGGQQLDILRFGFTPLYIGFEEVWLAVEHLKQVLETGEWQRPEFNQKQAVT
- the kynA gene encoding tryptophan 2,3-dioxygenase, with translation MNDNLKPADIVREEKAQLDFSRAMSYGDYLHLDAILGAQQPLSPAHDEMLFIIQHQTSELWMKLMLHELRAAIANVAQDELGSAFKKLARVSKIMEQLVHAWDVLATMTPPEYSAIRPYLASSSGFQSAQYRCIEFALGNKNAAMLKPHAHRPDLLALVTAAFEAPSLYDEALRLLARRGLSVPASHTERDWTQGYVENDAVESAWLTVYRDPKQYWDLYQLGEELTDLEDAFRLWRFRHVTTVERVIGFKRGTGGTGGVSYLRKMLDVVLFPEIWKLRTDL
- a CDS encoding YqiJ family protein, which encodes MLILSAPETWPFGASLAVMVGLGVIEGAGLLLAHSPSHMLESMLPDPPDGAQGPLGWLHVGKVPLLILLILFLGSFTIAGYALQTAVQSAWGALLPAWLAAIAAFLAGMVAVNALGGLLARIIPQDESSAVSEQTLIGRSGIVIQGIARDGMAAQAKVRDAHGHAHYVMVEPDLTEETFAEGSEILLVSKLGARFKCIRNPHPGLL